A window of Leptospira yasudae genomic DNA:
CTAACGAAAGAGTCTCCTCGACGTTGCGGCCGCAAGCGCTTTTGCGCGAGGCGGTTGGCACGAGGTTCGAGTGAGCCTTAGCGCCGTCCCGCGAACCGAAGTGGCAAAGCAATGTGGCTTTAGCCCGGAGTGAGGGTTGCATTAGCAATCCCGAACGGAGTGAGGAGACGAAGTTAGGCGATCGGTCCCGCTTATTTAAGTTTTATTTAATAAATCAGTACAAGCAATTTTTAATGAAGTCAAGCGATTGGTAACAATATCCCAAATGATATCATCATCTATCGAAAAATAGCCATGTGCAAGTATATCTCTTACTCCAGCTATTTTCTTCCACTCAATTTCAGGACGCAAGCTACGTAAGTTTTCTGGAAGTTTCTTTACTGCCTCACCGATAATTTCTATATCACGTTCAACAGCTCTTTTTTTCTCAAGATTACTAATTAGGGCAGATTTCGAGTTTATTCCGAAAGTAAATTTTTCAATCTCATTAATGCTATCAAGTATGTCTTGTAAATAAGCACCATAATCACGCTGCATAAATTACTTCTTCTAAAATTCGCTTCTTAAGATAAGGTTTTATGCTTGATTTAGTAACTAAATCTACCTTGCATTGAAATAAATTTTCTAAATAAAACTTTAAATCCATATATGAATCTAGATTAAGTTGTCCATCGCGATAATTTACAAGA
This region includes:
- a CDS encoding HepT-like ribonuclease domain-containing protein; the encoded protein is MQRDYGAYLQDILDSINEIEKFTFGINSKSALISNLEKKRAVERDIEIIGEAVKKLPENLRSLRPEIEWKKIAGVRDILAHGYFSIDDDIIWDIVTNRLTSLKIACTDLLNKT